One Telluria mixta DNA window includes the following coding sequences:
- a CDS encoding porin — MTSLGNKAAVLALIGIAGSFAALEARAGATVNIGPDQSVSVGFGMRTSYTNAEHGAPDGSRSNDFNLDSARIYLGASLNKQIKGMFNTEWDGDKIRVLDAAGQFAISPELNVWAGRLLSPSDRANMAGPYYSLGGGYWAGVASRYGYNGGIFRGRDDGAVVWGNLLDGKLGYSVGAFEGHTFGIGSLTQNEAKAAGIKASDKPMVAGRLQYDFWDAEPGYYGTGNYLGTKDILAIGIAARSQKDGVLTPAAIGDYRSWNVDFLLEKRLPGAGAVSLEGAWYDYDTDNVVKAEQGRAWLVGVGYIVDRLQPFARYQKFAADTGIDTRQGDVGVNYIIDGYNAQLAALYSRTKVTNAPNQSKFAVTLQLQY; from the coding sequence ATGACGTCACTAGGGAACAAGGCAGCGGTGCTGGCCCTGATCGGGATCGCGGGAAGCTTTGCCGCACTGGAGGCACGGGCCGGCGCGACCGTGAACATCGGGCCGGACCAGTCGGTCAGCGTGGGCTTCGGCATGCGCACCAGCTATACCAACGCCGAACACGGTGCGCCCGACGGCTCGCGGTCGAACGACTTCAACCTGGACAGCGCGCGCATCTACCTGGGCGCCTCGCTGAACAAGCAGATCAAGGGCATGTTCAACACGGAGTGGGATGGCGACAAGATCCGCGTGCTGGACGCCGCCGGCCAGTTCGCGATTTCTCCCGAACTGAACGTCTGGGCCGGGCGCCTGCTGTCACCGAGCGACCGCGCCAACATGGCCGGACCGTACTACTCGCTGGGCGGCGGCTACTGGGCCGGCGTGGCGTCGCGCTATGGCTACAACGGCGGCATCTTCCGCGGCCGCGACGACGGTGCCGTCGTGTGGGGCAACCTGCTGGACGGGAAACTGGGCTATTCCGTCGGTGCGTTCGAGGGCCACACGTTCGGCATCGGTTCGCTCACGCAGAACGAGGCGAAGGCCGCCGGCATCAAGGCATCCGACAAGCCGATGGTCGCGGGCCGCCTGCAGTACGACTTCTGGGACGCGGAGCCTGGCTACTACGGCACCGGCAACTACCTGGGCACGAAGGACATCCTCGCGATCGGCATCGCCGCGCGCAGCCAGAAGGACGGCGTGCTGACACCTGCTGCCATCGGCGACTACCGCTCCTGGAACGTCGACTTCCTGCTCGAAAAACGTCTGCCGGGCGCGGGTGCCGTGTCGCTGGAAGGCGCCTGGTACGACTACGACACGGACAACGTCGTCAAGGCCGAACAGGGCAGGGCATGGCTGGTGGGCGTGGGCTACATCGTCGACCGCCTGCAGCCGTTCGCGCGCTACCAGAAGTTCGCGGCCGATACCGGCATCGACACGCGCCAGGGCGACGTCGGCGTCAACTACATCATCGACGGCTACAACGCCCAGCTGGCGGCGCTGTATTCGCGCACGAAGGTGACGAACGCGCCCAACCAGTCGAAGTTCGCCGTCACCCTCCAGCTCCAGTACTGA
- the urtA gene encoding urea ABC transporter substrate-binding protein → MSNRRNFVSSLTRVAAGAALLASGLSAHAADTIKVGILHSLSGTMAISETSLKDVALMAIDEINAKGGVLGKKIEPVVVDPASNWPLFAEKARQLIAKDHVTAIFGCWTSVSRKSVLPVVKELNGLLYYPVQYEGEELEKNVFYTGAAPNQQAIPAVEYLMSKDGGAAKRFVLLGTDYVYPRTTNKILRAYLHSKGVKDADIKELYTPFGHADYQTIVADIKKFSAGGKTAVISTINGDSNVPFYKELGNAGLKATDVPVVAFSVGEEELRGVDTKPLIGHLAAWNYFESVKNPTNADFVKKWKAYAAAKRLPNAATAVTNDPMEATYVGIHMWAQAVEKAKSTDTDKVIAAMGGQSYKAPSGYTLVMDPTNHHLHKPVMIGEIKGDGQFSVVWKSKEAIRAQPWSPYIKGNEGKQNL, encoded by the coding sequence ATGTCCAACCGCCGCAATTTCGTTTCGTCCCTCACCCGCGTGGCCGCCGGCGCCGCCCTGCTCGCGAGCGGGCTGTCCGCCCACGCCGCCGACACCATCAAGGTCGGCATCCTGCACTCGCTGTCCGGCACGATGGCGATTTCCGAGACGTCGCTGAAGGACGTCGCCCTGATGGCCATCGACGAGATCAACGCCAAGGGCGGGGTCCTCGGCAAGAAGATCGAGCCCGTCGTCGTCGATCCGGCGTCGAACTGGCCGCTGTTCGCGGAAAAGGCGCGCCAGCTGATCGCGAAGGATCACGTGACCGCCATCTTCGGCTGCTGGACGTCGGTGTCGCGCAAGTCGGTGCTGCCCGTCGTGAAGGAGCTCAACGGCCTGCTGTACTACCCCGTGCAGTACGAGGGCGAGGAACTCGAGAAGAACGTGTTCTACACGGGCGCGGCGCCGAACCAGCAGGCGATTCCCGCCGTCGAATACCTGATGAGCAAGGACGGCGGCGCCGCCAAGCGCTTCGTGCTGCTCGGGACCGACTACGTCTACCCGCGCACGACGAACAAGATCCTGCGCGCCTACCTGCATAGCAAGGGCGTGAAGGACGCCGACATCAAGGAGCTGTACACGCCGTTCGGCCACGCCGACTACCAGACCATCGTCGCCGACATCAAGAAGTTCTCGGCCGGCGGCAAGACGGCCGTCATCTCGACCATCAACGGCGACTCCAACGTCCCGTTCTACAAGGAGCTGGGCAACGCGGGGCTGAAGGCGACGGACGTGCCGGTGGTGGCGTTCTCCGTCGGCGAGGAAGAGCTGCGCGGCGTCGACACCAAGCCGCTGATCGGCCACCTGGCGGCCTGGAATTACTTCGAATCCGTCAAGAACCCGACCAACGCGGACTTCGTCAAGAAGTGGAAGGCGTACGCCGCGGCCAAGCGCCTGCCGAACGCCGCCACGGCCGTCACCAACGACCCGATGGAAGCGACGTATGTCGGCATCCACATGTGGGCGCAGGCCGTCGAGAAGGCGAAATCGACCGACACCGACAAGGTGATCGCGGCGATGGGCGGCCAGAGCTACAAGGCGCCGTCCGGCTACACGCTCGTGATGGACCCGACCAACCATCACCTGCACAAGCCGGTGATGATCGGCGAGATCAAGGGCGACGGCCAGTTCTCCGTCGTCTGGAAGAGCAAGGAAGCGATCCGCGCGCAGCCGTGGAGCCCGTATATCAAGGGGAATGAGGGCAAGCAGAACCTGTAA
- the urtB gene encoding urea ABC transporter permease subunit UrtB — MKPLFKNLLATLSLCLPLLANAALDPALLQPLAGDDPDARVAAVARIAATGGSDARQVLQALLDDALVATPAGQVLIVRDDQAIDAATGKALPVPDGADGVVVNNRLRGAVQAALSGLALLAPARDERLAAVHSLQAQDADPAQAPLLRQALARETDTDIKAQLAQLVARADLESSDPATRLAAVTALADSGDAALRPQLQAMLTEEPDAALRAAAGATLRAIDGRVARNEVIGNLFYGVSLGSVLLLAALGLAITFGLMGIINMAHGELLMIGAYTTYVCQSLFRHYLPGAADWYLVAALPAAFLVAFAVGVVLERSVIRWLYGRPLETLLATWGISLMLMQAVRTVFGAQNVEVANPAWMSGGVTVLGSLVLPYNRIAIIVFAALVVAAVWLVLNRTRLGLFVRAVMQNRRMADCVGVPTGRIDMMTFGLGSGIAGLGGVALSQLGNVGPDLGQSYIVDSFMVVVLGGVGQLAGTVLGALGLGEINKFLEPVAGAVMAKICILVVIIVFIQRRPQGLFALKGRSVE; from the coding sequence ATGAAGCCTCTCTTCAAAAACCTCCTGGCCACATTGTCTCTGTGCCTGCCCCTGCTGGCCAACGCCGCCCTCGACCCGGCACTGCTGCAGCCGCTCGCCGGCGACGACCCCGACGCCCGTGTCGCCGCCGTGGCCCGCATCGCCGCCACGGGCGGCAGCGACGCACGCCAGGTGCTGCAGGCGCTGCTCGACGACGCCCTGGTCGCGACGCCGGCCGGCCAGGTCCTGATCGTCCGCGACGACCAGGCCATCGACGCCGCCACCGGCAAGGCGCTGCCCGTGCCCGACGGGGCGGACGGCGTCGTCGTCAACAACCGCCTGCGCGGCGCCGTGCAGGCCGCGCTGTCCGGCCTGGCGCTGCTCGCGCCGGCGCGCGACGAACGGCTGGCGGCCGTACACTCCCTGCAGGCGCAGGACGCCGACCCGGCCCAGGCCCCGCTGCTGCGCCAGGCACTCGCGCGCGAGACCGACACGGACATCAAGGCGCAGCTCGCGCAGCTGGTCGCGCGCGCCGACCTGGAGTCGTCCGATCCGGCCACGCGCCTCGCCGCCGTGACCGCGCTGGCGGACAGCGGCGACGCAGCGCTGCGTCCGCAATTGCAGGCGATGCTGACGGAGGAGCCGGACGCCGCGCTGCGCGCCGCCGCGGGCGCGACCCTGCGCGCGATCGACGGCCGCGTCGCCCGCAACGAGGTGATCGGCAACCTGTTCTACGGCGTCTCGCTGGGCAGCGTGCTGCTGCTGGCGGCGCTGGGCCTGGCCATCACGTTCGGCCTGATGGGCATCATCAACATGGCGCACGGCGAGCTCCTGATGATCGGCGCGTACACGACCTATGTGTGCCAGTCGCTGTTCCGCCACTACCTGCCCGGCGCGGCCGACTGGTACCTGGTGGCCGCGCTGCCGGCCGCGTTTCTCGTCGCGTTTGCCGTCGGCGTCGTGCTGGAGCGCAGCGTGATCCGCTGGCTCTACGGCCGCCCGCTGGAGACGCTGCTGGCCACATGGGGCATCAGCCTGATGCTCATGCAGGCCGTGCGCACCGTGTTCGGCGCGCAGAACGTCGAGGTGGCGAATCCGGCGTGGATGTCGGGTGGCGTCACCGTGCTCGGGTCGCTCGTGCTGCCGTACAACCGCATCGCCATCATCGTCTTCGCCGCGCTCGTCGTGGCGGCCGTGTGGCTCGTGCTGAACAGGACGCGCCTCGGCCTGTTCGTGCGCGCCGTGATGCAGAACCGGCGCATGGCCGATTGCGTGGGCGTACCCACCGGACGCATCGACATGATGACGTTCGGCCTCGGCTCCGGCATCGCGGGCCTCGGCGGCGTCGCGCTGTCGCAGCTGGGGAACGTCGGACCGGACCTCGGCCAGTCGTACATCGTCGATTCGTTCATGGTCGTCGTGCTGGGCGGTGTGGGCCAGCTGGCGGGGACGGTGCTCGGCGCATTGGGCCTCGGTGAGATCAACAAGTTCCTGGAGCCGGTCGCGGGCGCCGTCATGGCCAAGATTTGCATCCTCGTCGTCATCATCGTGTTCATCCAGCGCCGGCCGCAGGGCCTGTTCGCGCTGAAGGGAAGGAGCGTCGAATGA
- the urtC gene encoding urea ABC transporter permease subunit UrtC, which yields MNRTSSLFSRRAWAVLAACTLAAALLPVLHLAFPDGHPLHVSGYAVGLVGKFMCYALAALALDLVWGYTGILSLGHGLFFALGAYAHGMYLMRAIGRDGSYGSVLPDFMVFLDWKDYPWYWAFTDHFWYCMLLVVLVPGLVAFVFGWFAFRSRIKGVYFSIITQALTYAAMLLFFRNDTGFGGNNGFTDFRRILGQSITAPGTRVALYLATLALLVGALLLCRWIVRSKLGRVLQGVRDAESRLMFIGYDPLAFKLFVWTLSAVLCAVAGALYVPQVGIINPSEMSPANSIEMVVWVAIGGRGTLVGPIVGAFAVNGLKSWFTAAFPDLWLFALGLLFILVTLFMRRGILGTLPAIARFLPGRRPVVATKEEAA from the coding sequence ATGAATCGCACGTCATCCCTGTTCTCGCGCCGCGCGTGGGCAGTCCTCGCCGCGTGCACGCTGGCGGCGGCGCTGCTGCCGGTGCTGCACCTGGCGTTCCCGGACGGCCATCCGCTGCACGTCTCCGGCTACGCGGTCGGCCTCGTCGGGAAGTTCATGTGCTACGCGCTGGCGGCGCTGGCGCTGGACCTCGTGTGGGGCTACACCGGCATCCTGTCGCTGGGTCACGGCCTGTTCTTCGCGCTGGGCGCCTACGCGCACGGCATGTACCTGATGCGCGCCATCGGCCGCGACGGCAGCTACGGCAGCGTGCTGCCCGACTTCATGGTCTTCCTGGACTGGAAGGACTACCCGTGGTACTGGGCGTTCACGGATCACTTCTGGTATTGCATGCTGCTCGTCGTGCTGGTGCCGGGCCTCGTCGCTTTCGTGTTCGGCTGGTTCGCATTCCGCTCGCGCATCAAGGGCGTGTACTTCTCGATCATCACGCAGGCGCTGACATACGCCGCGATGCTGCTGTTCTTCCGCAACGACACGGGCTTCGGCGGCAACAACGGCTTCACCGACTTCCGGCGCATCCTCGGCCAGTCGATCACAGCGCCCGGCACACGCGTCGCGCTGTATCTCGCCACGCTGGCGCTGCTCGTCGGCGCGCTGCTGCTGTGCCGCTGGATCGTGCGCTCGAAGCTGGGCCGCGTGCTGCAGGGCGTGCGCGACGCGGAATCGCGCCTGATGTTCATCGGCTACGACCCGCTCGCGTTCAAGCTGTTCGTGTGGACCCTGTCCGCCGTGCTGTGCGCCGTCGCGGGCGCGCTGTACGTGCCGCAGGTCGGCATCATCAATCCGTCCGAGATGTCGCCGGCGAATTCGATCGAGATGGTGGTGTGGGTGGCGATCGGCGGACGCGGCACGCTGGTCGGCCCGATCGTCGGCGCGTTCGCGGTGAACGGGCTGAAAAGCTGGTTCACGGCCGCGTTCCCCGACCTGTGGCTGTTCGCCCTCGGCCTGCTGTTCATCCTGGTCACGCTGTTCATGCGGCGCGGGATCCTGGGCACGCTGCCCGCCATCGCACGCTTCCTGCCGGGCCGCCGGCCGGTCGTGGCCACCAAGGAGGAAGCGGCATGA
- the urtD gene encoding urea ABC transporter ATP-binding protein UrtD: protein MSLDMSIKPEGVDTRHGAILYLDDVTVSFDGFRALNKLTLDISVGELRCIIGPNGAGKTTMMDVITGKTRPTSGSAFFGQTFDLARMTEYEIAHAGIGRKFQRPTVFEQHTVFENLELAMKMDKRVRPTLFARLSSEQEDRIGAILRLIRLHGHEDRPAGLLSHGQKQWLEIGMLLMQEPQLILLDEPVAGMSDAETARTAELLNELRGKHSIMVVEHDMGFVAEIAQQGKVTVLHEGSVLAEGRMDDVQADDRVIEVYLGR from the coding sequence ATGAGCCTCGACATGAGCATCAAGCCGGAGGGCGTCGACACGCGCCACGGCGCCATCCTGTACCTGGACGACGTCACCGTGTCGTTCGACGGCTTCCGGGCGCTGAACAAGCTCACGCTGGACATCTCCGTGGGCGAGCTGCGCTGCATCATCGGCCCGAACGGCGCCGGCAAGACGACGATGATGGACGTCATCACGGGCAAGACCCGGCCGACGTCCGGCAGCGCGTTCTTCGGCCAGACGTTCGACCTGGCGCGGATGACGGAATACGAGATCGCCCACGCCGGCATCGGCCGCAAGTTCCAGCGCCCGACCGTGTTCGAGCAGCACACCGTGTTCGAGAACCTGGAGCTGGCGATGAAGATGGACAAGCGCGTGCGGCCGACGCTGTTCGCGCGGCTGTCGTCCGAACAGGAAGACCGCATCGGCGCGATCCTGCGCCTGATCCGCCTGCACGGCCACGAAGACCGGCCGGCCGGGCTGCTGTCGCACGGGCAGAAGCAATGGCTGGAGATCGGCATGCTCCTGATGCAGGAGCCGCAGCTGATCCTGCTGGACGAACCGGTGGCCGGCATGTCCGACGCCGAGACGGCGCGCACGGCGGAGCTGCTGAACGAGTTGCGCGGCAAGCACTCGATCATGGTCGTCGAGCACGACATGGGATTCGTGGCCGAGATCGCGCAACAGGGCAAGGTCACGGTGCTGCACGAAGGGTCCGTACTGGCGGAAGGCCGCATGGACGACGTGCAGGCCGACGACCGCGTCATCGAAGTCTACCTGGGGAGGTAA
- the urtE gene encoding urea ABC transporter ATP-binding subunit UrtE has protein sequence MLQVEHLNQYYGSSHTLRGVSLAVEKGQCMALLGRNGVGKTTLLKCLMGVLPVARGTVTWNGRDITRYKPHRRAQAGIAYVPQGRDIFARLTVEENLMMGMATLPRREAARISGEVYELFPVLKEMLGRRGGDLSGGQQQQLAIARALLQRPQLIILDEPTEGIQPSIIKDIERVIRLLRERGDIGILLCEQYFDFARALADKFVVLSRGEVVASGGAHEMDGEHVRRHLAV, from the coding sequence ATGCTGCAGGTCGAACACCTGAACCAGTACTACGGTTCGTCGCATACGCTGCGCGGCGTGTCGCTGGCGGTGGAGAAGGGACAGTGCATGGCGCTGCTGGGCCGCAACGGCGTGGGCAAGACCACGCTCCTGAAATGCCTGATGGGCGTACTGCCCGTCGCGCGCGGCACCGTCACGTGGAACGGGCGCGACATCACGCGTTATAAACCGCACCGCCGCGCGCAGGCCGGCATCGCGTACGTGCCGCAGGGCCGCGACATCTTCGCGCGCCTGACGGTCGAGGAAAACCTCATGATGGGCATGGCCACCTTGCCGCGGCGCGAGGCGGCGCGGATCAGCGGGGAGGTCTACGAACTGTTCCCCGTCCTGAAGGAGATGCTGGGCCGGCGCGGCGGCGACCTGTCGGGCGGCCAGCAACAGCAGCTGGCGATCGCCCGCGCACTGCTGCAGCGCCCGCAGCTGATCATTCTCGACGAGCCGACCGAAGGCATCCAGCCATCCATCATCAAGGATATCGAGCGCGTGATCCGGCTGCTGCGCGAGCGCGGGGACATCGGCATCCTGCTGTGCGAGCAGTATTTCGATTTCGCGCGTGCGCTGGCCGACAAGTTCGTCGTGCTGTCGCGCGGGGAAGTCGTGGCCAGCGGCGGGGCCCACGAGATGGACGGGGAGCACGTCCGGCGCCACCTCGCCGTGTGA
- a CDS encoding response regulator, whose amino-acid sequence MTMQSFDRHAGQVVLIVDDVPENLAVLHDALDESGYTVLVANHGAAALERVRHVVPDVILLDAVMPGMDGFEVCRRLRADVATRGIPVIFMTGLTEAEHVVAAFESGGTDYVTKPVRQSEVLARIAAHVNTARLMNQARSALDAFGNAVLAVTPHDGRIVWQTPLARQWMQRWFGADDDGTPAQLAAWLAAGPAQPLTVIRGSARLVFTAADTRSPEQWMIVLREESDTARVQALMALFRLTQRESEVLHWVIQGKTNRDIGDILGMSPRTVNKHLEHVFEKLGVETRTAAATLATNRLRAT is encoded by the coding sequence ATGACCATGCAATCTTTCGACCGCCACGCCGGCCAGGTGGTGTTAATCGTGGACGACGTCCCGGAAAACCTCGCCGTGCTGCACGATGCGCTGGACGAATCGGGCTACACGGTGCTCGTCGCGAACCACGGCGCGGCCGCGCTGGAACGCGTGCGCCACGTCGTGCCGGACGTGATCCTGCTCGATGCCGTCATGCCCGGCATGGACGGCTTCGAAGTCTGCCGCCGGCTGCGCGCGGACGTCGCCACGCGCGGCATCCCCGTCATCTTCATGACCGGACTGACCGAGGCGGAACACGTGGTGGCCGCGTTCGAGAGCGGCGGCACGGACTACGTGACGAAGCCCGTGCGGCAAAGCGAGGTCCTGGCGCGGATCGCGGCCCACGTCAACACGGCCCGGCTGATGAACCAGGCCCGCAGCGCGCTCGACGCGTTCGGCAACGCCGTGCTGGCCGTCACGCCGCACGACGGCCGCATCGTCTGGCAGACGCCGCTCGCGCGCCAGTGGATGCAGCGCTGGTTCGGCGCGGACGACGATGGCACGCCGGCGCAACTGGCGGCCTGGCTGGCCGCGGGTCCCGCGCAGCCGCTGACCGTGATCCGCGGCTCGGCGCGGCTCGTCTTCACGGCGGCCGACACCCGCTCGCCCGAACAATGGATGATCGTGCTGCGCGAGGAATCGGACACGGCCCGCGTGCAGGCGCTGATGGCCCTGTTCCGCCTCACGCAGCGCGAATCGGAAGTCCTGCACTGGGTCATCCAGGGCAAGACCAACCGCGACATCGGCGACATCCTCGGCATGAGCCCGCGCACCGTGAACAAGCACCTGGAACACGTGTTCGAGAAGCTCGGCGTCGAGACGCGCACGGCGGCGGCGACACTGGCCACCAACCGCCTGCGCGCGACGTAA
- a CDS encoding hybrid sensor histidine kinase/response regulator, protein MDTVTQPPSRDTEPPLRIVKIRRDYNKWVADETIEDYALRFTPRSFRKWSVFRVANTAFGAISFLVLEAIGGTIAVNYGFANAFWAIVAIGLIIFATGLPISYYAAHHGVDMDLLTRGAGFGYIGSTISSFVYASFTFILFALEAAIMAYALELYFGLPLYLGYLVSALAVIPLVTHGVTLVSRIQMLTQPVWLVLLALPFVAVAIKQPDLLTQLQRFSGQAGTHGFDILQFGAATAVGVALITQIGEQVDFLRFMPERTPANRVRWHLGVLVAGPGWILLGMAKMLGGALLALLAIEGGASLAQAVNPNQMYLAGFRQVFGAGSLAVLATALFVIVSQVKINMTNAYAGSLAWSNFFARLTHSHPGRVVWAVFNALIAVLLMELDVFQALEQVLGLYSNVAIAWITAVVADLVINKPLGLSPRGIEFRRAYLYDINPVGVGAMLLASTLSIAAFAGLFGAHARAFSAFIALATALLAAPLIAWATRGKYYLARPVADRPAPARTQVCCICEKEYETDDMAHCPAYQGQICSLCCCLDARCGDACKPHARFAQQWETAAKALLPVSMWPYMTSRLGHYLLLMVTTASFLAGLLALLYVHERGALGAAADPVMVDALRLTFVKVFGALVLAGGIVAWWLVLTSESRRVAQEESNRQTSLLQREIELHGRTDAQLQQAKRQADQANRAKSRYIAAISHEIRTPLNSILGYAQLLDNDATIPEPRRQAIRVIRGSGEHLLSLIEGSLDIARIEGGKFSFDIRTLAFPDFLGQIVRMFEQQAHDKGLVFRYEVDGPLPDYVRADRKRLGQILMNILGNAVKFTARGEVVLRVRYAREMASFEVQDSGPGIPPDEIERIFEPYARGSAGAAAGVAGTGLGLPISRMLVQLMGGQLTVDTAPGRGSTFTVRLQLPRVHLPAPARVAPAFAPSGYAGPRRRILVVDNERNDRELLVNILAPLGFETLQAETGADCIALQARFQPDLILMDLAMPGIDGWEASRILRRDLHVEVPILIVSANAYDKNLDNPAGIAAEDFIVKPVNVAELLERIGARLGLDWALRDAPVPAPVPDRTVARIPPAAQLAALRAQLALGHVRGIVRELDALAALDPEYAAFTGTLRKFAARFDLEAMAAYLDQETS, encoded by the coding sequence ATGGATACCGTCACCCAGCCCCCCTCGCGCGACACCGAACCGCCGCTGCGCATCGTCAAGATCCGGCGCGACTACAACAAATGGGTCGCCGACGAGACCATCGAGGACTATGCGCTGCGTTTCACGCCGCGGTCGTTCCGCAAATGGTCCGTGTTCCGTGTCGCGAACACGGCGTTCGGCGCCATCTCCTTCCTCGTGCTGGAAGCGATCGGCGGCACCATCGCCGTCAACTACGGCTTCGCGAACGCGTTCTGGGCCATCGTCGCCATCGGCCTGATCATCTTCGCCACCGGCCTGCCGATCAGCTACTACGCCGCCCACCACGGCGTCGACATGGACCTGCTCACGCGCGGCGCCGGCTTCGGCTACATCGGCTCGACCATCTCCTCGTTCGTCTACGCCTCGTTCACCTTCATCCTGTTCGCGCTGGAGGCGGCCATCATGGCCTATGCGCTCGAGCTGTACTTTGGGCTGCCGCTGTATCTCGGCTACCTCGTCAGCGCGCTCGCCGTGATCCCGCTCGTGACGCATGGCGTGACGCTCGTGAGCCGCATCCAGATGCTCACGCAGCCCGTCTGGCTTGTCCTGCTCGCGCTGCCGTTCGTCGCCGTCGCCATCAAGCAGCCGGACCTGCTGACGCAGCTGCAGCGCTTCTCCGGCCAAGCCGGAACGCACGGCTTCGACATCCTGCAGTTCGGCGCCGCCACCGCCGTCGGCGTCGCGCTCATCACGCAGATCGGCGAGCAGGTCGACTTCCTGCGCTTCATGCCCGAACGGACGCCGGCCAACCGCGTGCGCTGGCACCTGGGCGTGCTGGTCGCCGGCCCCGGCTGGATCCTGCTCGGGATGGCGAAGATGCTGGGCGGCGCGCTGCTCGCGCTGCTGGCCATCGAGGGCGGCGCCAGCCTCGCCCAGGCCGTCAATCCGAACCAGATGTACCTGGCGGGCTTTCGCCAGGTGTTCGGCGCCGGCAGCCTGGCCGTCCTCGCGACGGCGCTGTTCGTCATCGTCTCGCAGGTCAAGATCAACATGACGAACGCCTATGCCGGCTCGCTCGCGTGGTCGAATTTCTTTGCGCGCCTCACGCACAGCCACCCGGGCCGCGTCGTCTGGGCCGTGTTCAACGCGCTGATCGCCGTGCTGCTGATGGAACTGGATGTGTTCCAGGCGCTGGAGCAGGTGCTCGGCCTGTACTCGAACGTTGCGATCGCATGGATCACGGCCGTCGTGGCCGACCTCGTGATCAACAAGCCGCTGGGCCTCTCGCCCAGGGGGATCGAGTTCCGCCGCGCCTACCTGTACGACATCAACCCGGTGGGCGTGGGCGCCATGCTGCTCGCGTCGACCCTGTCGATCGCCGCGTTCGCCGGCCTGTTCGGCGCGCATGCGCGGGCCTTTTCCGCCTTCATCGCGCTGGCGACGGCACTGCTGGCCGCGCCGCTGATCGCCTGGGCCACGCGCGGCAAATACTATCTCGCGCGCCCGGTCGCGGACCGGCCGGCGCCGGCGCGCACGCAGGTGTGCTGCATCTGCGAGAAGGAATACGAGACCGACGACATGGCGCACTGTCCCGCCTACCAGGGTCAGATCTGCTCCCTGTGCTGCTGCCTCGACGCGCGTTGCGGCGACGCCTGCAAGCCGCACGCGCGCTTCGCGCAGCAGTGGGAAACGGCGGCGAAGGCGCTGCTGCCCGTGTCGATGTGGCCCTACATGACGAGCCGCCTGGGCCACTACCTGCTGCTGATGGTCACGACGGCATCGTTCCTCGCCGGCCTGCTCGCCCTGCTGTACGTGCACGAACGCGGTGCGCTCGGCGCCGCAGCCGATCCCGTCATGGTGGACGCGCTGCGCCTGACCTTCGTGAAGGTCTTCGGCGCGCTGGTGCTGGCCGGCGGCATCGTCGCGTGGTGGCTCGTGCTGACGAGCGAGAGCCGGCGCGTGGCGCAGGAGGAATCGAACCGCCAGACGAGCCTTTTGCAGCGCGAGATCGAGCTGCACGGCCGCACGGACGCCCAGCTCCAGCAGGCCAAGCGCCAGGCCGACCAGGCCAACCGCGCCAAGAGCCGCTACATCGCCGCCATCAGCCACGAGATCCGCACGCCGCTCAACAGCATCCTCGGCTACGCCCAGCTGCTCGACAACGACGCGACGATTCCCGAACCGCGCCGGCAGGCGATCCGCGTGATCCGGGGCAGCGGCGAGCACCTGCTGTCGCTGATCGAAGGCTCGCTCGACATCGCCCGCATCGAGGGCGGCAAGTTCAGCTTCGATATCCGCACGCTCGCCTTTCCCGACTTCCTTGGCCAGATCGTCCGCATGTTCGAGCAGCAGGCGCACGACAAGGGCCTCGTCTTCCGGTACGAGGTCGACGGCCCCTTGCCCGACTACGTGCGCGCCGACCGCAAGCGGCTCGGCCAGATCCTGATGAACATCCTGGGCAACGCCGTCAAGTTCACGGCGCGCGGCGAGGTCGTGCTGCGCGTGCGCTATGCGCGCGAGATGGCGTCGTTCGAGGTGCAGGACAGCGGCCCCGGCATCCCGCCCGACGAGATAGAACGGATCTTCGAGCCGTACGCGCGCGGCAGCGCCGGCGCCGCCGCCGGCGTGGCGGGCACGGGCCTCGGGCTGCCGATCAGCCGCATGCTCGTCCAGCTGATGGGCGGCCAGCTGACGGTCGACACGGCGCCGGGACGCGGCAGCACGTTCACGGTGCGCCTGCAACTGCCGCGCGTGCACCTGCCGGCGCCCGCCCGGGTCGCGCCGGCGTTCGCGCCGTCCGGCTACGCGGGCCCGCGCCGCCGCATCCTCGTCGTCGACAACGAACGCAACGACCGCGAGCTGCTCGTGAACATCCTGGCGCCGCTGGGTTTCGAGACGCTGCAGGCCGAGACCGGCGCCGACTGCATCGCCCTGCAGGCGCGCTTCCAGCCGGACCTGATCCTGATGGACCTCGCCATGCCCGGCATCGACGGCTGGGAAGCGAGCCGCATCCTGCGCCGCGACCTGCACGTGGAGGTGCCGATCCTGATCGTCTCCGCCAACGCCTACGACAAGAATCTCGACAATCCGGCCGGTATCGCCGCCGAGGACTTCATCGTCAAGCCCGTCAACGTGGCCGAGCTGCTCGAGCGGATCGGCGCGCGGCTCGGCCTCGACTGGGCGCTGCGGGACGCGCCGGTGCCTGCTCCCGTTCCCGACCGCACCGTGGCGCGCATCCCGCCCGCCGCGCAGCTGGCCGCGCTGCGCGCGCAGCTCGCGCTGGGCCACGTGCGCGGCATCGTCCGGGAGCTCGACGCGCTCGCCGCGCTCGATCCGGAATACGCCGCCTTCACCGGCACGCTGCGCAAGTTCGCCGCCCGCTTCGACCTGGAAGCGATGGCGGCCTACCTCGACCAGGAAACCTCATGA